The following coding sequences are from one Ancylobacter sp. TS-1 window:
- a CDS encoding fumarylacetoacetate hydrolase family protein — protein sequence MKLVRYGEAGRERPGLIDGAGMLRDLSGLVPDIGGTALLPETLARLRATDPATLPAVEGSPRLGACVGNVGKFVCVGLNYTDHAAEAGMPIPEEPVLFLKPTSCIVGANDAIEIPRGSTKTDWEIELGIVIGKPAKYIAPEDAYAHVAGYCIVNDVSERAFQLERGGTWDKGKGCDTFGPIGPWLVTTDEITDPHALDMWLEVDGVRRQTGSTRTMIFDVPTIVSYISRFMSLQPGDVISTGTPPGVGLGMKSPAYLRPGQSVHLAITGLGEQRQTTVAAP from the coding sequence ATGAAGCTCGTTCGCTACGGAGAAGCCGGCCGCGAGCGCCCGGGACTGATCGACGGGGCCGGCATGCTGCGCGATCTCTCGGGGCTGGTTCCCGACATTGGCGGCACGGCGCTGCTGCCCGAGACCCTCGCCCGGCTGCGCGCTACCGATCCGGCCACCCTGCCGGCGGTCGAGGGAAGCCCGCGCCTCGGCGCCTGCGTCGGCAATGTCGGCAAGTTCGTCTGCGTCGGCCTCAACTACACCGACCACGCGGCCGAGGCCGGCATGCCGATCCCCGAGGAGCCGGTGCTGTTCCTGAAGCCGACGAGTTGCATCGTCGGCGCCAACGACGCCATCGAGATTCCGCGCGGCTCGACCAAGACCGACTGGGAGATCGAACTCGGCATCGTCATCGGCAAGCCGGCCAAATACATCGCGCCGGAAGATGCCTACGCCCATGTCGCCGGCTATTGCATCGTCAACGACGTCTCCGAGCGCGCCTTCCAGCTCGAGCGCGGCGGCACCTGGGACAAGGGCAAGGGCTGCGACACGTTCGGCCCCATCGGCCCGTGGCTGGTGACGACCGACGAGATCACCGACCCGCACGCGCTCGACATGTGGCTGGAGGTCGACGGCGTGCGCCGGCAGACCGGCTCCACCCGCACGATGATCTTCGACGTGCCGACCATCGTCTCCTATATCAGCCGGTTCATGAGCCTTCAGCCGGGCGACGTCATCTCCACCGGCACCCCGCCGGGCGTCGGGCTCGGCATGAAGTCACCCGCCTATCTCCGCCCCGGCCAGAGCGTGCATCTCGCCATCACCGGGCTGGGCGAACAGCGCCAGACCACCGTCGCGGCGCCCTGA
- a CDS encoding aspartate aminotransferase family protein, producing the protein MKSRELQILSLNAFSGGAGTTAPDVAALIERRRASFGAGSVLFYDEPLRMLRAEGAYLHASDGRAYLDFYNNVPTVGHCHPKVVEAVRRQVGELNIHSRYLFDVAHDYAEKLLATFPAPLSNLVLTCTGSESNDLALRLARKASGGEGIIVTQTAYHGNTSTVTEVSPSSYRNGAPPPRVRMVPAPDPALFGNDVAQGFADAVKDAIAAMEADGIRFAGLLVDTIFSSDGVYADPPGFLKAAVDVARAAGGLFIADEVQPGFGRTGEGMWGFARHGLVPDIVTMGKPMGNGYPIAGLVTRPDLLSAFCDDFGYFNTFAGSPVACAAALAVLEALEEDDLIANAARVGRHLTARLKRLQARAPITAVRGAGLYLGVEFGTQDGPAPEIARALINGLRQRGILIGAAGRYGNVLKIRPPLCVTAAHADELVDAMEELLG; encoded by the coding sequence ATGAAAAGCCGGGAACTGCAGATCCTCTCGCTGAACGCCTTCTCGGGCGGAGCCGGGACCACCGCGCCGGACGTCGCCGCGCTCATCGAGCGCCGGCGCGCGAGCTTCGGCGCCGGCTCGGTGCTGTTCTATGACGAGCCCCTGCGCATGCTGCGGGCGGAGGGCGCCTATCTCCACGCCTCGGACGGGCGGGCCTATCTCGACTTCTACAACAACGTGCCCACCGTCGGGCACTGCCACCCGAAGGTGGTGGAGGCGGTGCGCCGGCAGGTCGGCGAGCTCAACATCCACTCGCGCTATCTGTTCGACGTGGCGCATGACTATGCGGAGAAGCTGCTCGCCACCTTCCCGGCGCCGCTTTCCAACCTCGTGCTCACCTGCACGGGGAGCGAAAGCAACGACCTCGCTTTGCGGCTCGCGCGCAAGGCGAGCGGCGGCGAGGGCATCATCGTCACCCAGACCGCCTATCACGGCAACACCTCGACCGTGACCGAGGTGTCGCCCTCCTCCTACCGGAACGGCGCGCCGCCGCCGCGCGTGCGCATGGTGCCGGCGCCCGACCCGGCGCTGTTCGGCAACGACGTCGCGCAAGGCTTCGCCGATGCGGTGAAGGACGCCATCGCCGCGATGGAAGCGGACGGCATCCGCTTCGCCGGGCTGCTGGTCGACACCATCTTCTCCTCGGACGGCGTCTATGCCGACCCGCCCGGCTTCCTCAAGGCGGCGGTCGACGTCGCCCGCGCCGCCGGCGGCCTGTTCATCGCCGACGAGGTGCAGCCCGGCTTCGGCCGCACCGGCGAGGGCATGTGGGGCTTCGCGCGCCACGGGCTGGTGCCAGACATCGTGACCATGGGCAAGCCGATGGGCAATGGTTACCCGATCGCCGGCCTCGTCACCCGGCCCGATCTGCTCAGCGCCTTCTGCGACGATTTCGGCTATTTCAACACCTTCGCCGGAAGCCCCGTCGCCTGTGCCGCCGCGCTCGCCGTGCTGGAGGCGCTGGAGGAAGACGACCTCATCGCCAACGCCGCCCGCGTCGGCCGGCATCTCACCGCCCGGCTCAAGCGCCTGCAGGCGCGCGCGCCAATCACCGCTGTGCGCGGGGCGGGGCTCTATCTCGGCGTCGAGTTCGGCACCCAAGACGGGCCGGCACCCGAGATTGCCCGCGCCCTGATCAACGGGTTGCGCCAGCGCGGCATTCTCATCGGCGCTGCCGGCCGCTACGGCAATGTGCTGAAGATCCGCCCGCCGCTCTGCGTCACCGCCGCCCATGCCGACGAACTGGTCGACGCCATGGAGGAGCTGCTGGGCTGA
- a CDS encoding phosphotransferase enzyme family protein has product MTGTMYDDAFLSRLEAGLRAALPRWGLSDACELRLLTISENATFRARDPLSGRDVVFRVHRPGYHTRAEIESELAWLTALGAENLVATLTPVAQADGSLIADLDDGGTVRHAVAFGLIAGKEPDEADDLARWYRELGAVNARLHAHARGWQRPEGFVRKRWDYEAMLGEVRLWGDWCAGPGLDAEGLAVLERTSEVLRGILDEYGTGEDRFGLVHADMRLANLLVDGDTLSVIDFDDCGFSWYLYDFAAAVSFSEHEPYIPQLQAAWVEGYRSVAPLSDDDCAMLPIFVMLRRMLLTAWIASHAETPTAQALGEGYTHGTVALARTFLARYDADDFAAGRAAS; this is encoded by the coding sequence ATGACCGGGACCATGTATGACGACGCCTTCCTGAGCCGGCTGGAAGCGGGGCTGCGGGCCGCGCTGCCGCGCTGGGGCCTGTCGGATGCCTGCGAGCTGCGGCTGCTCACCATCTCGGAGAACGCCACCTTCCGCGCCCGCGATCCGCTGAGCGGGCGCGACGTCGTGTTCCGCGTGCACCGGCCCGGCTACCACACCCGCGCCGAGATCGAATCCGAGCTGGCCTGGCTCACCGCGCTCGGGGCCGAGAATCTCGTCGCCACCCTCACGCCGGTGGCGCAGGCCGACGGCAGCCTGATCGCCGATCTCGACGATGGCGGCACCGTGCGCCACGCCGTCGCCTTCGGGCTGATCGCCGGCAAGGAGCCGGACGAGGCCGACGACCTCGCCCGCTGGTACCGCGAGCTCGGCGCCGTCAATGCGCGCCTCCACGCCCATGCGCGTGGCTGGCAGCGTCCGGAAGGCTTCGTGCGCAAGCGCTGGGACTATGAGGCGATGCTCGGCGAGGTGCGGCTCTGGGGCGACTGGTGCGCCGGCCCCGGCCTCGATGCCGAAGGGCTCGCCGTGCTGGAGCGCACCAGCGAGGTGCTGCGCGGCATTCTCGACGAGTACGGCACCGGCGAGGACCGCTTCGGCCTCGTCCATGCCGATATGCGCCTCGCCAACCTGCTGGTGGACGGCGACACGCTGTCGGTGATCGACTTCGACGATTGCGGCTTCAGCTGGTACCTCTACGACTTCGCCGCCGCCGTCAGCTTCAGCGAGCACGAGCCCTATATCCCGCAGCTTCAGGCCGCCTGGGTCGAGGGCTATCGCAGCGTCGCCCCGCTCTCCGACGACGACTGCGCGATGCTGCCGATCTTCGTCATGCTCCGCCGCATGCTGCTCACCGCCTGGATCGCCTCGCATGCGGAAACCCCGACGGCGCAGGCGCTCGGCGAGGGCTACACCCATGGCACGGTCGCCCTCGCCCGCACTTTCCTCGCCCGTTACGACGCCGACGACTTCGCAGCGGGGAGGGCGGCCTCATGA